A stretch of Desulfotignum phosphitoxidans DSM 13687 DNA encodes these proteins:
- a CDS encoding tyrosine-type recombinase/integrase, translating to MSTVTDGNSQNTKKLRFTLISAFFNFVKNSLDPKITNPCDNPALRKLFRAGKFTQFKILEKDAVDEIIFRTSNQRNRLMLELMARSGMRVGEVLKLRPMDIDDRKAIIRDPKSGKEAEVVFLPQKVADRLRTYIREKGINPDARIFPLTYAAARLIVKKAGNLVDIHVRPHDLRRHAATYASRSGTPLEIVSKVLLRHSNLSTTQRYLGKISDAEAMRWIDNLHG from the coding sequence TTTTAATTTTGTCAAAAATTCCCTTGATCCTAAAATCACAAATCCATGTGACAATCCTGCACTGCGCAAACTTTTCAGGGCCGGAAAATTCACCCAATTCAAGATACTCGAAAAAGATGCGGTGGATGAGATCATTTTCAGAACCAGCAATCAACGGAACCGGCTGATGTTGGAACTTATGGCCAGAAGCGGTATGCGTGTCGGGGAAGTCCTGAAGCTAAGACCCATGGATATTGATGACCGTAAGGCCATCATTCGAGATCCCAAAAGCGGCAAAGAGGCTGAAGTTGTATTTCTGCCTCAAAAAGTTGCAGACCGGCTCCGAACTTATATTCGAGAAAAGGGGATTAACCCCGATGCCAGAATTTTTCCGCTGACATATGCAGCTGCCAGGCTGATTGTCAAAAAGGCCGGCAACCTTGTCGATATTCATGTCAGGCCTCATGATTTGCGCCGGCATGCAGCCACTTATGCATCACGCTCAGGCACACCCCTGGAAATTGTGTCAAAGGTACTGCTACGCCATTCGAATTTATCAACGACCCAGCGGTATCTGGGCAAAATCAGTGATGCTGAAGCCATGCGGTGGATTGACAACCTGCATGGTTGA